A genomic window from Litoreibacter janthinus includes:
- a CDS encoding alpha/beta fold hydrolase translates to MPEPLVLLPGMMCDGRLFGPQIKALGRDRAIHLAPISRHDTVEALANDVLATAPDTFALAGLSMGGIVAMEVLRRAPTRVTRIALMDTNALAETPAYAAAREPQIARVMAGSLVEVMREEMKPDYLAPGPGRQAVLDLVMDMALEMGEGVFLRQSRALQRRPDQQNVLRKLKIPTLILCGEHDRLCPVARHQFMADLIFRASLVVVPDAGHLPTLEQPEAVNAALKQWLEA, encoded by the coding sequence ATGCCTGAACCACTCGTCCTGTTGCCTGGAATGATGTGTGATGGGCGCCTTTTTGGCCCCCAGATCAAAGCTTTAGGGCGCGACAGGGCGATACACCTTGCACCGATCTCGCGTCATGACACGGTCGAAGCACTTGCGAATGACGTGTTGGCGACGGCGCCAGACACATTTGCATTGGCGGGTTTGTCGATGGGCGGCATTGTCGCGATGGAGGTTCTGCGCCGTGCGCCGACCCGTGTTACACGAATTGCGCTGATGGACACCAACGCGCTTGCAGAAACACCAGCCTACGCCGCCGCGCGGGAGCCGCAGATCGCTCGGGTCATGGCAGGCTCGCTTGTGGAAGTTATGCGCGAAGAGATGAAGCCCGACTACCTTGCTCCTGGCCCCGGCCGCCAAGCGGTTCTGGATTTGGTGATGGATATGGCACTGGAGATGGGCGAGGGGGTTTTCTTGCGCCAGTCTCGCGCACTTCAACGCAGGCCCGACCAGCAAAACGTCTTGCGCAAGCTCAAGATTCCGACGCTGATCTTATGTGGGGAGCATGACAGGCTGTGCCCTGTGGCCCGCCATCAATTCATGGCGGACCTTATCTTCAGGGCGTCTTTGGTTGTTGTGCCCGACGCCGGACATTTGCCGACGTTGGAGCAGCCGGAGGCGGTCAATGCCGCCCTCAAGCAGTGGCTTGAGGCTTAA
- a CDS encoding SDR family NAD(P)-dependent oxidoreductase produces the protein MTLPRTPSFRLDGKRAFVPGGSRGIGLGCAVALAEAGAEVVIAARSADQVGASVAQIREAGLKVSGLALDVTDLDAVKAAFATHGPFDILCNSAGLARHSNASDTQVADFDAVVSINMRAAYFLAVEAAAQMRKRGGGSIIQISSQMGHVGGPERAVYCGTKHAVEGFNKAMAIDWGPDNIRVNSICPTFILTPLTEETFADPAKRAWIDDKIKLPRVGMIEDIMGAAVYLASDASSLVTGTSILVDGGWTAD, from the coding sequence ATGACATTACCCCGCACCCCTTCATTCCGGCTTGATGGAAAACGCGCCTTTGTCCCCGGCGGTTCGCGCGGGATCGGGCTGGGCTGCGCCGTGGCACTTGCAGAAGCAGGGGCAGAGGTGGTGATCGCCGCGCGATCTGCGGACCAAGTGGGGGCAAGCGTTGCGCAAATTCGTGAGGCAGGGCTGAAGGTCAGCGGTCTGGCCTTGGACGTCACCGATTTGGATGCTGTTAAAGCCGCTTTCGCAACACACGGCCCGTTCGACATCTTGTGCAACTCCGCTGGTCTGGCGCGCCATTCCAACGCGAGCGACACACAAGTTGCGGATTTTGACGCGGTCGTGTCGATCAATATGCGCGCCGCGTATTTCTTGGCAGTAGAGGCGGCAGCGCAGATGCGCAAGCGAGGCGGTGGCTCGATCATTCAGATCTCCAGCCAAATGGGCCATGTCGGGGGGCCAGAGCGCGCCGTCTACTGCGGCACCAAACACGCGGTCGAAGGGTTCAACAAGGCGATGGCTATCGATTGGGGGCCTGACAACATCCGCGTAAATTCAATCTGCCCGACATTCATCCTGACCCCGTTGACCGAAGAAACCTTCGCCGATCCGGCCAAGCGCGCTTGGATCGACGATAAGATCAAGTTGCCTCGGGTAGGGATGATCGAGGACATTATGGGCGCTGCCGTGTATCTGGCGTCCGACGCGTCTTCGCTGGTGACGGGCACTTCGATCCTTGTCGATGGGGGATGGACGGCAGACTAG
- a CDS encoding VOC family protein: MEQRVSLITLGVADIAASAAFYEALGWQRSESPDGVIAFDMIGQTLGLYTKAALATELGIEQAAIGGFSGITLAHNVRRKDDVAKVLASVETTRGTILKPAQDVFWGGHHGYFADPDGHVWEVAYNPFSPLREEDGAFRWNGYGTA, translated from the coding sequence ATGGAACAGCGCGTTTCCCTGATCACGTTGGGCGTCGCCGATATAGCGGCGTCGGCGGCATTTTACGAAGCCCTTGGCTGGCAGCGCAGCGAAAGTCCTGACGGTGTCATAGCGTTTGACATGATCGGCCAGACATTGGGGCTTTACACTAAGGCCGCACTGGCGACTGAGCTTGGGATCGAGCAAGCAGCGATTGGCGGGTTCTCGGGCATCACGCTGGCGCATAACGTGCGTCGCAAGGACGACGTAGCGAAAGTTCTGGCGTCGGTTGAAACTACGAGGGGTACGATCCTCAAGCCTGCACAAGATGTGTTCTGGGGCGGACACCATGGCTACTTCGCTGATCCTGACGGACATGTCTGGGAAGTCGCCTACAATCCGTTTTCGCCTTTGCGGGAAGAAGACGGCGCGTTTCGGTGGAACGGATATGGCACGGCGTAA
- a CDS encoding alpha/beta hydrolase: MQSFGKWLGRVLLALVVFGTAIWFLVPREPVDTEIAFDPSALGEDLDTYLERAESQFDDITEGVEKRIVWAGKVGAQTPLSIVYIHGFSATSEEIRPVPDKLAAALGANLFYTRLKGHGRGGLAMVEPVAGDWLEDTAEALAIGRRIGEEVIVIATSTGGTAAAIAATNPKLMERVKGIAMVSPNFRVRSPAAVILEWPLVRSWAAIVAGAERSFAPVNDAHGKYWTTLYPTTALIPMAALVKYARDADYSQVTTPTLFIFSDKDGVVSSETTRAMSTRWGGPVKLAPRVMGDGDDPFNHVIAGDILSPGQTDSTVALLNAWVEGL; the protein is encoded by the coding sequence ATGCAGAGTTTTGGTAAATGGTTGGGCCGTGTTTTACTTGCCCTTGTGGTGTTTGGAACGGCGATCTGGTTTTTGGTGCCGAGAGAACCCGTGGATACGGAAATTGCATTTGATCCAAGTGCGTTGGGCGAAGATCTTGATACATATCTCGAGCGCGCCGAAAGCCAATTTGACGACATCACCGAAGGGGTCGAAAAACGTATTGTCTGGGCTGGCAAAGTCGGTGCGCAGACGCCGCTATCCATCGTCTATATTCACGGCTTCTCTGCGACGTCCGAGGAAATCAGGCCCGTGCCGGACAAGCTGGCGGCGGCGCTTGGGGCGAACTTGTTCTACACAAGGCTGAAAGGCCACGGGCGCGGTGGTTTGGCGATGGTGGAGCCAGTCGCAGGCGATTGGTTGGAAGACACCGCCGAAGCCCTAGCGATCGGACGGCGTATCGGGGAAGAGGTGATCGTGATCGCGACATCTACCGGTGGTACAGCGGCCGCAATTGCCGCGACAAATCCCAAGTTGATGGAGCGGGTCAAAGGTATTGCAATGGTGTCGCCGAATTTCCGCGTTCGATCGCCCGCCGCAGTCATTCTGGAATGGCCACTTGTGCGCAGCTGGGCGGCAATCGTGGCGGGCGCGGAGCGCAGCTTTGCCCCGGTCAACGACGCGCATGGCAAGTACTGGACGACGCTCTACCCGACCACGGCGCTGATCCCTATGGCGGCGTTGGTGAAATACGCCCGTGATGCGGATTATTCCCAGGTGACCACTCCCACGTTGTTTATCTTCTCAGACAAGGACGGCGTGGTGTCTTCAGAGACCACGCGCGCGATGTCGACGAGATGGGGCGGACCGGTGAAACTGGCCCCGCGCGTGATGGGGGATGGGGACGATCCGTTCAACCATGTGATCGCGGGCGATATCCTAAGTCCGGGGCAAACCGATAGCACTGTGGCGCTTTTGAACGCCTGGGTGGAGGGATTGTGA